CTCACCTGGATGCCATTGCGCGCGATGTGCGCCACGGGTCCGCGGCCATCCACGGTGTTGCCCTCGAGGTTCACCTCCACGGCGCCAGTCACCAGGATGCCGAGCTTCTGGTAGCCCGAGACGCGGTTGCGCAACACGTCCACCTTGAGGGAGCCCCGGCTCGCGTCATCGTTGCGCACCTCGATGCCAAAGCCCTCCTGGCAGCCACTCGTGTCCAGGCCCCTGTTCAGGTCGCGGACCTCGCTGTCGACCACCTCGCCCGTGGCCCCTTCGAGCAGGATGCCCCGGAGCCTCGCCGCGCCGGACTCACAGGGGTCCGTCAGCCCGCTGGCGGTGACGCTCACCCCCCGGACTCGCGCCGTTCCCCCCTTGTTGCGGATGACGGCTCCCGTGAAGCGGCCTCCCGAGGGATTCACCGCCGTGACGGTGTGGCCCTGGCCATCGAACGTGTAGCCGTCCGGAACGAACAGCGGGGAGTCCGTGGTGCAATCGGCCTCCAGCGCGAGCCGCTCGGCGCCCAGCGAGAAGGGACACTGGGCCTGCGTGCAGACGGGGCCCGTCCAGGAAATCTCAAAGGTGTGCGAAGCGCTCCGCTTCTGGGTGTCGGTGACCATCACCGTCACCTTGGGCTTCACGTCGGCGGGCAGGCAGGACGGAGATGTCCAGACGACCTCGCTGCGGCTGGTGCCATCCACCGGCGTGCCCAGGACGCCAGCATTCGTGGTCCACGAGAAGGACAGCGCCCCACGGCTTCCGCCCGCGACGGTGATGCTCAGCCGCAAGAGGTCCGCGGGCCCCACCGATGTGGGAGTCTGGGAGACCTCCTGGATGGAGGGAGGCGGCTCGAATGTATAGGTCACGGGGAGGTCTCGCTCCTCACGGCAACCCGCCGCCACCAGCGCGAGTCCCCCGACGAGCAACCACAGGCGCTTCACATCCGCTCGGTTCATGTGCACGCGGCTCCCACTCCAAGCTCAGAATGGGAATCACGATAACGACAGCCCGTCACACCTCAAAGGAAGTCCCCCTCCTACCGCAACCGAGTGACCAGCTCTGGACGCCCGATGGGGCTCTCGCCCCGGGCCAGGAGACGCTTCGCGGCCAGGACGGACACGCAGTCATCCGTGCTGTGGATGTCTCCATAGAAGGAGAGCAGCGTGGCCGGCTCCACCACCCGGATGTCGCCCACCTGCACCGAGGGCACGTGCCTCACGAACACGTCCAGGATGACCTTCGCGTCTTCCACGTACTTCGCGTAACGGTAGAAGTGCGTGGAAGTGGCGTCGAAGCGGCTCCAGATGCGGTGGAAGCCGCGCTCGGTGAGGAGCTGGACGAGCTCGGGGAAGCGCTCGGGCTCCACGAAGAGGTCCACGTCCTTGTGGTCGTGGAAGATCTTCAACTCCTCGTGGGGCGGAGCCATGAAGTGCCAGGCCCACCCACCGGAGATGATGACGAGGGGGGCGAGCGCCCGCAGCTCGGCCTCGGAGATGCGGACGCGGTCGAGATTCCAGGGCTCGCCGGCCCGCTTCGGGTTTCGTGGGTCTCCCATGACGGCTCCTCCAGAAGGTGCGCCGCAGAGACGCGAGGTCTTTCCCGGGGCTGACAAGCTGAGATGATGTGGCCCATGGACACCTCCTCCCGGGGCCGGTGGTTCACCTTCCCGCGTGTCATCTGGCTCTCGCTGCTGGCCGCGCTGGTGCTCACGCTGCCCACCGTCACGGTGGGTCTCCTCAGCGACGACTACATCCACCTGCTCATCCTCGAGGGCTGGCCCGCGATGGGGACGCCCTCGAACCTGTTCCACTTCGCCGGTGGGGATGTCGAGAAGCTCAAGCGCATGGTGGACGAGGGGCCCTACCCGTGGTGGACACTCCCCGAGCTGAAGCTGACCTTCTGGCGCCCGCTGTCGAGCGCGCTCGCCCGAGGGGACTACCAGCTCTTCGGCCGCAACCCGGTGGGCTGGCACCTGCACTCGCTGGTCTGGTACCTGGGGATGGTCGCCCTCTTCGGCGCGCTGCTGCGGCGCTTCCTGCCGACCGCGCTCGGCGCGCTGGCGCTGTTCCTCTTCGCCATCGACGGCGCGCACTTCATGGTGGCGGGGTGGATCGCCAACCGCAACGCGCTGGTGGCAGCCGTGCCCGCGCTGTTCGGCCTGTGGATGCACCTGGAGTGGCGGGAGTCGCACCGGCCCTGGGCCCTGCCCCTGTCCCTGGCCGGGCTCGCCGTGGGACTGATGGGAGGAGAGACCGCGCTGGGCGTCTTCGCGTACGTGCTGGCCTATGAGCTGCTCGGCGGCAGGGGCGGCGTGAAGGAGCGGGTGCGCGCCATCGCTCCGGCGGCGCTGCTCGGGCTGGCCTACCTCGGGATGTACAAGCTGCGCGGCTTCGGCGCCTACGGCTCGGGCTCCTACGTGGACCCGGTGAGCGAGCCCGGGCGCTTCCTCCTGGCCGCCCTGGTGCGGGTGCCGGTGCTGCTCTCCGGGCTGGTGATGGAGGTGCCCGCGGACCTCTGGCTGGCGGCGGGCCTGCGCCCCGTGCTGGTGGGGGTGGGACTGCTCGGGCTCGGGCTGCTCGTCCTGCTGGTGCGCGCCGCGTGGCCCTCCCTCTCCGAGGACGAGCGCCGCCACTGCCGCTGGCTCTTCCTCGGCGCCGCGCTGTCCCTGCTGCCGGTGGTCGCCACCTTCCCCTCCAACCGCCTGCTGCTCGTCCCGAGCATCGGTGGCTCGGTGGCGGTGGCCCTGGTGCTCGTATCCGCGTGGCGCTCGCGGGCGCGCGGCTGGCGTCCCCGAGGTATCGCGGCCGGAGCCGGCGTGCTCGCGCTCATGCACCTGGTGGTGGCGCCGCTGCTCTGGCCAGCGATGACGCTCGCCCTCCGGCAGCTGGGGGCCCAGGTGGAGCCCATGGTCCAGCCGCTGCACCGTGAGCTGGACTGGAAGCGCCTCCCCCAGCAGCGGGTGGTCGTCCTCCCCATGCCCAACCCCACCATCGGCCTCTACGTGCCCATGCTCATGGCCCTGCGCGGCATGCCGAAGCCCCTCTCCTGGTGGCAGCTCTCCCTGTCACCCGAGCCCCACGAGCTCGTCCGCACGGGGCCGGCGTCGCTCGAGCTGTCGCTCACCCGGGGCCACTTCCTCACCAGCGAGTTCGAGGTGGTGTTCCGCGGCACGAACCACCCGCTCCCCCGAGGGTCCCGGGTGGAGCTCGAGGGCATGAGGGTGACGGTGCTGGACGCGGACGAGGAGGGCCCCACGCGGCTCGGCTTCGAATTCGACACGCCGCTGGAGGACCCCTCCTTCGTCTTCCTGGGCTGGAAGGACGACGCGCTGCGCCCCGTCCCCCCACCGCCGCCTCGCTAGCGGCAGATGCCCCAGAGCATCTGCACACCGGAGCCGGACAGGACGGCCAGGTCCCGGATGCCATCCTTGTCGAAGTCCGTCACGGAGAGCCCCTGGAGCCCCACGCCCTGGGGGTACGCCGTGAGCAACACCTGGGGCCCGAAGGAGCCATTCGACCGGCCGGGCAACAGGCTCACCCGGTTGTCCCCGGTGTTGGACACCAGCAGGTCCGGCAGCGAGTCCCGGTCGATGTCCGCCAGGGCCAGCTTCGACGGCCCGCTCCCCGTGGCATGGGCGACCGGGGCCTGGAAGGTGCCATCGCCATTGCCGCGCATCACGAGCACCCGGGCGCCGCTCGCGTCGGTGACCATCAGGTCCTTGATGGCGTCGAAGTTGAGGTCCGCCGAGAGGATGCCGTGCGGCTGGCCGCTCACGGCCGAGAAGCGTTGGGCCTGGAAGGTGCCATCGCCGTTGCCCAGCAGCACGCCCACCGACTGGCACCGGGCCTCGGGCGGAGAGCAGCTCGCCGCGTGGGTGATGGCGATGTCCAGCCGGCCATCCTGGTTGAAGTCGTCGGCCCGCATCGCGCTGGGAGCCGAGGCGGCGTCGTATTCGACCGGGGTCTGGAGCGTATCGTTGAACCTGGACACGCTGAGCTTCTGCACGTCCCCGCGGAGGACGGCGACGCTCTGGCCGCCTCCACCGAAGTTCCCGACCACCACGTCGTTGAGCTCCGAGCCGATCTTCACGCTGCTCGCCAGCGTGAAGGTGCCATCCCCCTTGCCGCGGTACACCACCACCGTCTCGTTGCCGCTGTTGCCGACGACGATGTCCAGCTTCTGGTCCGAGTCGACGTCCGCGAGCGTCACGGACGAGGGCCCACTGGCCGGCAGCAGGGTGGGTGTCTGGAAGAGGCCGTTCTTGCGGTTCAGCAGGACGGCCACCCTGTTGCCGGTGCCGTTCACCGTGACGAGGTCCTCGTACTGGTCACCGTTGAGGTCGCCCATCGCGAGGCCCCTCGGGCTTCCGGAGAGTCCGTACGTCACGGGGGCCAGGAAGCCGCAGTTGCCCGCGCACTCGACTCCGCCATCCGCGCAGGCGCCGACGCACGAGCCGGAGGCACACGCGGGCTTGCCCCCGAAGGTGCCCCCGTCGCTGAGCACCACGTCCCCGCCATCGGTCGGAGGGCCCCCATCGTTCTGCCCGGTATTCCCCGGCGGCGGGGGAGTGTAGGGAATGTAATCGTCGGGGAGCCCCCCGTCTTCCTTGCAGCCACTGGCCAGCACGAGCACGGCGCTCAGCGCACACAGAAGGCCGGTGAAGGACCTGGCGGACAGCCCTCGGGGAACAGCGGTTCTTGGCGGGGACACGGTGCTGGGACCTCCGAGAGAAGAGAGGCCGACAGTGTACCCACCACACCCGGAGCTACGAGCCGTTTCCACTCCGCTCGCGCTCGCGGCGGTGGATGGTGGAGACGTCGATGCCGAGGATTTCCGCTGCCTTCGTCTTGTTGCCACCGCATTGCGCCACCACGTAGGCGATGTACTCCCCTTCGAGCTGCCGCAACGGCACGAGCCGGGCCTGGGCACGTGACAGCGGATGGGTGTCCGCCGTCACACCGGGCGCGTGGAGCTGAAGCGTGGGCAGGTCCACCGTCTCCTGCACCGTCACCACGGCGAGGCGCTCGACGAGGTTCTCCAGCTCGCGGACGTTGCCGGGCCACGGCGCGGTGGCGAGCGCGGCGAGCGCCTCGGGGGTGAAGCCGGTGAGGCGGGCGCGAGGGTTGCGCTTGCGCGACTGGGCGACGAAGTGCTCCACCAGCAGGGGGATGTCCTCGCGGCGCTCGCGCAGGGGCGGCACGTGCAGCGGCACCACGTTGAGCCGGTAGAAGAGGTCCTGGCGGAAGCGGCCCTCGCGCACGCGAGTCTCGAGCTCCTGGTGCGTGGCCGCCACCACGCGCACGTCCACCTTGCGCGAGGCATCCGCGCCCACCGCGCGCACCTCGCCATCCTCCAGCACGCGCAGCAGCTTGGCCTGGAGCTCGGGGGCCATGTCGCCAATCTCGTCGAGGAAGAGCGTGCCGCCGTCCGCCTCCAGGAAGAGGCCGCGCCGGGGCGTGGTGGCGCCGGTGAAGCTGCCCTTCACGTGGCCGAAGAGCTCGCTCTCCAACAGCGCGTTGGGGATGGCCGTGCAGTTCACCGCCACGAAGGGGCCGGCCTTGCGCGGGCCCTCGAAGTGCAGCGCCTTGGCCACCAGCTCCTTGCCCGAGCCGCTCTCGCCGCGCACCAGCACCGGCGCGGGCGAGTGCGCCACGCGCTCGACGAGCTCGTACAGCGTGCGCATGGGAGCGCTGCGTCCCACCAGCGCCGCGTAGGCGGAGCGGTCTCCCACGGCCTGGCGCAGCGCCCGGTTCTCCTCGCGCAGCCGCCGCTCGGCGATGGCGCGCTGCACGTACAGCAACACCTCGTCCAGCCGGAAGGGCTTGGTGAAGTAGTGCGTGGCCCCGCGCCGCATGGCCTCCACGGCGTTCTCCACCCCGCCGAAGGCCGTCATGATGAGCACCGGCAGCAGGGGGTCCACCTTGCGGACCGCGGCCAGCACGTCGAAGCCGTCCACCTGCTCCATGCGCAGGTCGCACACCACGGCGTCCAGCACGCGCCCGCTCACCACCGCGAGGGCCTCCTGGCCGCTGGTGGCCACGTCCACCGTGTAGCCCGCGTCCGTGAGGTGGTCGGCCAGCAGCCGCGCCATCTCCACGTGGTCATCCACCACCAGCACTCGTCCCTCAGACGGCATGTCGCTCCTCGCTCGGCGCGGGCGTGGCGGGCCACCACAGCGTCACGCACGTGCCCTGGCCGGGCTCGCTCTCCAGCTCGATGCGGCCCCCGTGGTTGCGGACGATTTGAGCCACCATCGTCAGCCCCAGTCCCGTGCCCTGGCCGCGCTTCTTCGTGGTGAAGAACGGGTCGAAGACGCGGTTGAGGCTCTCCGGTGGAATGCCGCACCCATCGTCCCGCACCGTCACCCTCACCCCGCTCCAGACTCCTGGCTCGCCCGGCGCCTCCATGTGGGCGGCGATGCGCACCGAGCCCCCGGGCTCGCACGCATCGCACGCGTTGAGGGCCAGGTTGAGCACCACCTGCTGCAGCTGGTCCGGGTCCGCCGACAGCGGGGGCAAGCCCTCGGGCACCTCCACCTCCACCCTCACCTTGCGCCGCTCGGCCTCGCCGTGCAGCAGCTCCTGCGCGCCCCGCAGCAGCGGCCCGAGCGCCACGCCCTTCACGGCCACCGGCTGCACCCGCGAGAAGTCCAGCAGCTGGCGGATGGTGCGGCTCACCCGGTCGATCTGCTCGATGATGACCTGCATGCCCGCGGCCTGCGGGTGCTGCGCGCCCAGCTTGCCCTGGACGTACTCGGCGCGACCGCGCACCACGCCCAGCGGCGTGCCAATCTCGTGCGCGATGCCGGCGGCGAGGATGCCCACCGTGGCCAGCTTCTCCGCGCGCAACAGCTGCGACTCGAGCGCGTGGAGGTTGCTCAGGTCCTCCACCACGAGCAGCACGCGCACTTCGGGGTCGTGCCGCTCCAGGGGCACGGCGTGGATGCGGTACTGGCCGGCCTCGCCGAAGAGGGGCAGCGGCTCGCCGTGGAGGCTGAGGACGCGCTCGGCGGAGCACGCGCCCTCCACCAGCGAGGCGAGCCGGTCCACCATGGCGGGGGGCGCGTTCGGGAAGGCCTCGGGGAGCGAGGCGCCCACGGCGGTGGGAGGCAACCGCTCGCGCAGGGCCTGGTTGACGGCGGTGATGCGCCCGGCGGCGGAGAGGGCGAGGACGCCGGTGGGGATGTTGTCGAGAATCTTCTGTGTCTTCTCGTGCAGGTGGGCGAGCCGATCCGCGTGGCGGCGGCTCTCCTGGAGCGCGACGGCGCGGCGCGAGGCGATGATGACGTAGGCGCCGAAGACGACGAGGAAGAAGGCCACCAGCGAGGCGCCGAGCGCCACCCGGAGGATGACGCCGCGCTCGTGGGCGCGCAGCTCGGCGGTGGTGGTGAGGGTGGCCACGGCCCAGTGGGCACCGCCACGCATGCGGATGGGGACGTAGGCGGCGATGGCGTCCGCCGCGCCCAGGCCCAGCAGGGCGGCCTCGCCCTCGGGGATGCGGATGGAGCCGCGCTCGCCCGCCTCCATGTGCCGCACGAGCGACGCGAAGGCGGGGATGTTGCCCGCCTCCGTCGCCAGCCGCTTGTGCCACTCGGTGAGGTTGGCATCGCTCACCGAGGTGGGCACGCCGCGCGCGCCGATGAGCAGCAGCCGCGCCTCGGGATCCGTGGCGATGAGCCGCAGGGGCGCGAAGAAGGGCTCGGTGTCCACCAGCACGGCGACCACGCCGCCGGGCCCGTCCGCGGAGGGCGCGTAGGCGGTGGCGAAGACGCGGAACCAGCCTCCGGGCGCGGCGGCCACGGGCGGCGAGGTGAGGATGTCCCCGGGCGTCCGGGTGAGCGCCTCGCGGGCGGTCTCCGTCAGGACGGTGCCCACGGCCCCGCGCGTGACGGCCGGCCCCGCGCGCCGGTCCATGATGGCGAAGCGCTGGGCTCCGGTGGAGTCGAGCACGACGATGGCCTTGTACTGCCCCACCACCTCGAGGAGGGCGAGCAGCTCGCGCCGGTGCTCGGTGACGGAGCCGGGCCGGGAGAGGAGCTCGCCGGCGAAGCGGAGGTCATCGGCCGCGTCGTCGAGCGCATCGGCCACCTCGCGAACCGCCGCCTCCACCTGGGCCTTGCGGTCCGCGGCGAACTGGTCCACCAGCGCCGCGCGGTCGCGGCGGATGAGGTAGACGACGCCCACCACCACGCTCGCGAGCGCGATGCACAGCAGGAGCACGGAGGCGACGGCCTGGCGGTTCATGGGGGGTCCAGCGGGACAGTGTATCCCGCGCCCCGGGACCTGGCGGGGCGGGATTCACCTCCGCGACCGCCCCGGTCGTCCGGGGGGCAGGCGCGCGCTGTCGCTCAACTGGTCCGACTGTCCGACCAGTTCACGCGGAGCTGAACCGCCCCCCCCTGCTGGCTCAGGTCACCGCGGGATGGCAGGACACGCCGAGAGGGAGACCCAACGAGGAGAGGGCGATCAGCTCCTCGGGGCTGAGCTCGAAGTTGCACTGCTTCTCGTAGGCCACGACCAGGTAGAGCGAAACCTCGGTGGCGCCCGCGGCCCGGAGCTCCGGGAGCCGTTCCTTCAACGCCCGCAGCGGCTCCAGGGCGGACACACCCGGCTCCAAGTCGTCATCGAGCAGCACCAGCATCGCGCTGCCGTACGGCAGGGGCTTGCCCTCGTACCGTCCCGAGGGAGCCATCTCGCCGGGCTCGTTCTTGTCCAACAGGACGAGCCCCGTGCGCGCCTCGGCGAGCGACGGGGAGAAGTCATCCCCCTGGAGGAGGCAGTACAGGAACCGTCGCGTCGAGAGCCGCTGGTTCATGGGAGGCATCTCACCCCACGTCCACCACGAGAGCCAGCGGCGTGCCCCGCCGCACCAGGAGGAGCGGAAGCACCTCCGTCACCGGG
This is a stretch of genomic DNA from Archangium violaceum. It encodes these proteins:
- a CDS encoding two-component system sensor histidine kinase NtrB, with product MNRQAVASVLLLCIALASVVVGVVYLIRRDRAALVDQFAADRKAQVEAAVREVADALDDAADDLRFAGELLSRPGSVTEHRRELLALLEVVGQYKAIVVLDSTGAQRFAIMDRRAGPAVTRGAVGTVLTETAREALTRTPGDILTSPPVAAAPGGWFRVFATAYAPSADGPGGVVAVLVDTEPFFAPLRLIATDPEARLLLIGARGVPTSVSDANLTEWHKRLATEAGNIPAFASLVRHMEAGERGSIRIPEGEAALLGLGAADAIAAYVPIRMRGGAHWAVATLTTTAELRAHERGVILRVALGASLVAFFLVVFGAYVIIASRRAVALQESRRHADRLAHLHEKTQKILDNIPTGVLALSAAGRITAVNQALRERLPPTAVGASLPEAFPNAPPAMVDRLASLVEGACSAERVLSLHGEPLPLFGEAGQYRIHAVPLERHDPEVRVLLVVEDLSNLHALESQLLRAEKLATVGILAAGIAHEIGTPLGVVRGRAEYVQGKLGAQHPQAAGMQVIIEQIDRVSRTIRQLLDFSRVQPVAVKGVALGPLLRGAQELLHGEAERRKVRVEVEVPEGLPPLSADPDQLQQVVLNLALNACDACEPGGSVRIAAHMEAPGEPGVWSGVRVTVRDDGCGIPPESLNRVFDPFFTTKKRGQGTGLGLTMVAQIVRNHGGRIELESEPGQGTCVTLWWPATPAPSEERHAV
- a CDS encoding FG-GAP repeat domain-containing protein — its product is MSPPRTAVPRGLSARSFTGLLCALSAVLVLASGCKEDGGLPDDYIPYTPPPPGNTGQNDGGPPTDGGDVVLSDGGTFGGKPACASGSCVGACADGGVECAGNCGFLAPVTYGLSGSPRGLAMGDLNGDQYEDLVTVNGTGNRVAVLLNRKNGLFQTPTLLPASGPSSVTLADVDSDQKLDIVVGNSGNETVVVYRGKGDGTFTLASSVKIGSELNDVVVGNFGGGGQSVAVLRGDVQKLSVSRFNDTLQTPVEYDAASAPSAMRADDFNQDGRLDIAITHAASCSPPEARCQSVGVLLGNGDGTFQAQRFSAVSGQPHGILSADLNFDAIKDLMVTDASGARVLVMRGNGDGTFQAPVAHATGSGPSKLALADIDRDSLPDLLVSNTGDNRVSLLPGRSNGSFGPQVLLTAYPQGVGLQGLSVTDFDKDGIRDLAVLSGSGVQMLWGICR
- a CDS encoding sigma-54-dependent transcriptional regulator: MPSEGRVLVVDDHVEMARLLADHLTDAGYTVDVATSGQEALAVVSGRVLDAVVCDLRMEQVDGFDVLAAVRKVDPLLPVLIMTAFGGVENAVEAMRRGATHYFTKPFRLDEVLLYVQRAIAERRLREENRALRQAVGDRSAYAALVGRSAPMRTLYELVERVAHSPAPVLVRGESGSGKELVAKALHFEGPRKAGPFVAVNCTAIPNALLESELFGHVKGSFTGATTPRRGLFLEADGGTLFLDEIGDMAPELQAKLLRVLEDGEVRAVGADASRKVDVRVVAATHQELETRVREGRFRQDLFYRLNVVPLHVPPLRERREDIPLLVEHFVAQSRKRNPRARLTGFTPEALAALATAPWPGNVRELENLVERLAVVTVQETVDLPTLQLHAPGVTADTHPLSRAQARLVPLRQLEGEYIAYVVAQCGGNKTKAAEILGIDVSTIHRRERERSGNGS
- a CDS encoding right-handed parallel beta-helix repeat-containing protein, producing the protein MNRADVKRLWLLVGGLALVAAGCREERDLPVTYTFEPPPSIQEVSQTPTSVGPADLLRLSITVAGGSRGALSFSWTTNAGVLGTPVDGTSRSEVVWTSPSCLPADVKPKVTVMVTDTQKRSASHTFEISWTGPVCTQAQCPFSLGAERLALEADCTTDSPLFVPDGYTFDGQGHTVTAVNPSGGRFTGAVIRNKGGTARVRGVSVTASGLTDPCESGAARLRGILLEGATGEVVDSEVRDLNRGLDTSGCQEGFGIEVRNDDASRGSLKVDVLRNRVSGYQKLGILVTGAVEVNLEGNTVDGRGPVAHIARNGIQVSNGARGRVTGNTVSGNAYTGPAVNTTSAGILVAGGSAYGQSLVTGLVIEGNTLTDNDVGISLSQYEGEAFEPPAEKTLIRVAGNDVRHGGAVLNPYYQAAISDSGTGNIITANLFSGAGYTRDESRHLYDIDVSPTKSASRLVFLTSAQDFAMGACSGKVTVQSQDENGNLVRPADPDAFTVAASGVAASGVTFYTDAGCTESLTTLNLSNPQAEASFFIRSSQPGAATVEVSGGGLSTASQAATIR